From Plasmodium brasilianum strain Bolivian I chromosome 3, whole genome shotgun sequence, the proteins below share one genomic window:
- a CDS encoding STP1 protein, producing the protein MSIEASLNKNYKNKDPKILFPTNTNCNIRIPQTFIREPICIKSNPIKHRESEPDADEKISESTKSSHTDVFLSKSVNHDQFYETKKLEISSNNTSSRKNPEEFQNVLYEYEIEESKNNISLTNIEKLDNKEHYKELYIYVKKKKTLAILCLLVFITALKKFKKKGYIRNRELCLNSSINKRKTEENSYKKTQKIENCIETNNEVLENNNKEINDYILEDNFKSEIKD; encoded by the exons ATGAGCATAGAAgcttcattaaataaaaattacaaaaacaaAGATCCAAAAATCTTATTTCCAACAAATACAAATTGCAATATACGTATTCCTCAAACATTTATAAGGGAACCTATATGCATAAAATCGAACCCTATTAAACATCGTGAGTCCGAACCTGATGCAGATGAAAAAATTTCAGAATCAACTAAAAGTTCCCATACAGATGTATTTTTATCTAAATCTGTAAATCATGATCAATTCTATGA aactaaaaaattagaaatatcATCTAATAATACTTCATCTAGAAAAAATCCTGAA GAATTTCAGAATGTgttatatgaatatgaaaTTGAAGAatctaaaaataatatatcactAACAAATATAGAAAAGTTAGATAACAAAGAACattataaagaattatatatatatgtaaaaaaaaaaaaaacactaGCAATACTGTGCTTGCTCGTATTTATAAcagcattaaaaaaattcaaaaaaaaaggatatataagaaataggGAGTTATGCTTGAATAGTTCCATAAATAAGCGGAAAACAGAAGaaaattcttataaaaaaactcAGAAGATAGAAAATTGTATTGAAACAAACAATGAAGTtttggaaaataataataaagaaatcaATGATTATATATTGGAAGACAATTTCAAAAGCGAAATAAAAGATTAG
- a CDS encoding hypothetical protein (Plasmodium exported protein), giving the protein MIIQTNKLFFSKIFTFILLKWIYQWAHEANISGISWNNINNLNNAPSIRLRRLLYSEKDIYYQKRYNSLKKNAMKIVNEDEYNFGNKLNSLLENINLPKNFKTLLYDEKVPISSDLFVYNVGVKYFNDSLNYDNYKTESGELKKESFQMKKHKTGKKTFLSRMFKLLKKLDTKYEKEVIKLLSLHFNTNNQNEGKSEGSIIKNLLMVFAPLYIAKAMIILFSINNYTNAALTAITLLFISLFYISFKFLKNIKKSNKAS; this is encoded by the exons ATGATTATACagacaaataaattatttttttctaaaatttttacttttatccTATTAAAATGGATATACCAATGGGCGCATGAG GCAAATATATCAGGAATATCatggaataatataaacaatcTAAATAATGCACCAAGTATAAGGTTAAGAAGGTTACTGTATtcagaaaaagatatatattaccAAAAACGATACAattccttaaaaaaaaatgcaatgaaaatagtaaacgaagatgaatataatttcggaaataaattaaattcgttactagaaaatattaatttaccaaaaaattttaaaacattattatatgatgaaaaagTTCCCATATCATCTGAtttgtttgtatataatgtcggtgttaaatatttcaatgattcattaaattatgataattataaaacagAATCTggagaattaaaaaaagaatcgtttcaaatgaaaaaacataaaacaggaaaaaaaacgTTCTTATCAAGGATGTTTAAATTATTGAAGAAATTAGatacaaaatatgaaaaagaagtaaTAAAACTATTGAGTCTTCACTTTAATACGAACAATCAAAATGAAGGTAAATCTGAAGgaagtattattaaaaacttACTTATGGTTTTTGCTCCACTTTATATAGCCAAAGCTATGATAATTTTGTTTAGCATAAATAACTATACTAATGCTGCATTAACGGCAATTACACTGTTATTTATCtcgttattttatatttcctttaaatttttgaaaaatattaaaaaaagtaataaagcAAGTTAA
- a CDS encoding hypothetical protein (Plasmodium exported protein), with amino-acid sequence MIEVTNKLVSLAVNVSTLIFLIYLFEYYHELISFGNSWNKEVCQSYILNTRTFRLLKGDTELFGVNRNTNMKINELDMNNNNENSFRKEFDSIINGKNLPKKYNLLLNGKYQNYFDSFESIPEVLTINSDLKKDLYDSNDSLDQYASIDYLPADNNNKKQQEEKKKFSKLSNNGILNNHKNSEINEFSENEISRDEYSPYEDENLPYEQRVAKLEKLESIALENEKSKSGFLNYIKNLDKNIELGIYRALKSDYRGNNFKPQKMSTTKKILRFINHYKVFAPIVINIIMTFVMGCLNYSTTQFVLFGGTILMLFYLLNKLIKLDSMRLTFREHMRSQQ; translated from the exons ATGATAGAAGTTACAAATAAATTAGTATCTCTTGCGGTTAATGTATCTACAttaatctttttaatatatttattcgaGTACTACcatgaa TTAATATCCTTTGGAAATTCTTGGAATAAGGAAGTCTGTCAAAGTTACATATTGAATACAAGAACTTTTCGCTTATTAAAAGGAGACACAGAACTATTTGGTGTAAATAGAAATACaaacatgaaaataaatgaactaGATATgaataacaataatgaaaattcttTTAGAAAAGAATTTGATTCAATAATAAATGGTAAGAATttaccaaaaaaatataatctaTTGCTGAATGGaaaatatcaaaattattttgatagTTTTGAATCTATACCTGAAGTATTAACAATAAATAGTGATCTAAAAAAAGATTTGTATGATTCAAATGATAGCTTGGATCAATATGCATCAATTGATTATTTACCAgctgataataataataaaaaacagcaagaagaaaaaaaaaaattttctaagTTGAGCAATAAtggtatattaaataatcaCAAGAACTcagaaataaatgaattttcagaaaatgaaatatcaAGAGATGAATATTCCCCATATGAAGACGAAAATTTACCATATGAGCAAAGAGTAGCAAAACTAGAAAAGTTAGAAAGTATTGCGcttgaaaatgaaaaatcgAAGTCAGGCtttcttaattatataaagaatttaGACAAGAACATTGAGCTTGGAATATACCGTGCACTGAAATCTGATTATAGGGGAAACAACTTTAAACCCCAAAAGATGAGTACaacgaaaaaaattttaagattTATAAATCATTATAAAGTATTTGCACCTATAGTAATAAACATCATCATGACATTTGTGATGGGATGTTTAAATTATAGTACAACTCAATTTGTCCTTTTCGGTGGAActattttaatgttattttatcttttaaataaattaataaaattagatTCTATGAGATTAACGTTCAGAGAACATATGAGATCAcaacaataa
- a CDS encoding fam-m protein, with product MEQNIKLLYFFLIATFVFLAWICNFYHDVSTFNKYLDYNCSDGIELFTRNYRILAKYKQYKDSYIVRLKQDILKNIESEEKILYNNEKGNNEKNPQFNRSSLNREGLYTQTKDKNDEIFDSKHLNFEQKLIKKSISDFLEKRRTRNIISKKIKYKSYEFGVGLFFISLLLAIGFPILHGCQVFEIAWAWLKSLGPLGSFCNVIKDFLGLTQFNFFPIAYTVILMLLSAIFIMVAPNIFKEDGSINKLSLGVNKMNYK from the exons AtggaacaaaatataaagttattatatttttttttaattgctACGTTTGTCTTTTTAGCATGGATATGCAATTTTTACCATGATGTG AGTActtttaacaaatatttgGATTACAACTGCAGTGATGGCATAGAATTATTCACAAGAAATTATCGAAtactagcaaaatataaacaatataagGATTCATATATTGTACGGTTAAAACAAGatatactaaaaaatatagagagcgaagaaaaaattttatataataatgagaaaggaaacaatgaaaaaaaccCACAATTTAATAGAAGTTCATTAAATAGAGAAGGATTATACACCCAAACTAAggataaaaatgatgaaatttTTGATAGtaaacatttaaattttgaacaaaaattgataaaaaaaagcatttctgattttcttgaaaaaagaagaactagaaatataatttcaaaaaaaataaaatataaaagttacGAATTTGGAGTAGgcctattttttatttctctacTGTTGGCAATAGGATTTCCCATATTACATGGATGTCAGGTTTTTGAAATTGCATGGGCTTGGCTTAAAAGTTTAGGTCCACTAGGTTCTTTTTGCAATGTTATAAAAGATTTTCTAGGTTTAACacaattcaatttttttccaATAGCATATACCGTAATTTTGATGTTACTATCTGCCATATTTATAATGGTGGCtcctaatatttttaaagaagacggtagtataaataaattaagtttAGGTgtgaataaaatgaattataagtAG
- a CDS encoding STP1 protein: MIIINNNNYEPSDPNISSNVTLSIEKLVVRGISHDTTTILPSFKIPLPCLPLTVSPTFPKIRVKKTRRFNFDIEVHIEALEECMNEKLEFYKGEHLEELLELYIK, encoded by the exons atgat TATCATAAACAACAACAATTATGAGCCCTCAGATCCAAATATATCATCTAATGTTACATTATCTATAGAGAAACTTGTAGTCCGAGGAATATCCCATGATACTACAACTATTTTGCCATCTTTTAAAATACCGCTTCCATGCTTACCTTTAACCGTTTCTCCAACATTTCCAAAAATAAGAG tcaagAAAACAA gacggTTCAATTTTGACATAGAAGTACATATTGAAGCACTCGAAGAATGCATGAATGAAAAATTGGAATTCTATAAAGGAGAACATTTAGAAGAATTACTAGAATTGTACATAaaatag